ATGCCGATGGGCAAGCTCGACCTGCTGCTGGGCTACGCGCTGGCGTTCGGCCTGCTCGCCGCGGTGCAGTCGGTGCTGGCCGTGGCCGTGAGCGTCGGCCTGCTCGGACTGGACGTCGAGGGCCCGGTGTGGCTGCTCGGCGTGGTCGCGGTGGCCGACGCCGTCCTCGGCACCGCGCTCGGCCTGCTCGTGAGCGCCTTCGCGACCACCGAGTTCCAGGCGGTGCAGTTCATGCCGGCGTTCGTGCTGCCGCAGGTGCTGCTCTGCGGGCTCTTCGTGCCGCGCGAGGCGATGCCGACGGTGCTGGCGGCGATCAGCGATGTGCTCCCCATGTCGTACGCGGTCGACGCGATGCAGGAGCTGGTCGGCGCCGCCGACGTCGCCGCGGTGTGGCGCTCGGTCGCGGTGGTCGCGGGCTTCGCGATCGCCTCGCTCGCGCTCGGCGCGGCCACCCTCAGGCGCCGGACCCCCTGACCCGGCTGAAGAGCCACCCGCCCACCGCGAACAGGGCGGCGTACATCGCGGTCAGCATCACGACGTCGGCGATCGAGCCCGCCGTGTCGTCGGCGACGACCAGCACGACGGCCACCGCGCCCGCCACGACGGTGGCCACCGCCGCGCTGCCCAGGGCGAGCACCATGCCGCGCGGTCGGAGGCGGGTGGCCGCCGCGACGACGAGCAGCGCCGCCGGCGCGGCCAGGTAGAGCCAGTCGCGCTCGCCGTCGCCCACGATGCCCAGGGCGCCGATGCCGAGCAGCAGGAACGCCACGGTGCCGGCCGACACGGCCAGGGCGAGGGCGTACGTCGCGGTGTCGGACGGGAGCCGGGAGGGGCGGCGGGAGGTCATTCCTCGACGCTAGGAGGGGGCGCGCTCGGGCGGGTGGAGGAGCCGTGAAGGTGTGGTGGAGGGTCGGCGTAGCCTTGCCGCCATGTCGTTGCTCCGCCAGCCGATCCTCCTCCTCGCCCGCAGCCAGGGGGTCCAGCGGCTCGTCTCCACGATGCCCGTGTCGAGCTCCGTGGTGAGGAGCTACGTGCCCGGCGAGACGACGGCCGACGCGGTCGCGGCGACCTCCACGCTCGTCGAGGACGGCCTGCGGGTCTCGCTCGACTACCTCGGCGAGGACACGACGGACGCGGCCCTGGCCGACGCCACCGTCGCCGCCTACAAGGAGCTGCTCGCCGACCTCGCGGCCAAGGGCCTGGCGCCCCAGGCCGAGGTGTCGGTCAAGCTCACCGCCATCGGTCAGTCGCTGCCCGACAACGGCCACAAGGTGGCGCTCGAGAACGCGCGCGACATCTGCCGCGCCGCCCGCAACGCCGGCACGACGGTGACCCTCGACATGGAGGACCACACCACCACCGACTCGACGCTGGCGATCCTGCGCGAGCTCCGCAAGGACTTCCCCGAGACCGGGGCGGTGCTGCAGGCGATGCTGCGCCGCACGGAGGCCGACTGCCGTGCGCTGGCCTACGAGGGCTCGCGGGTGCGGCTGTGCAAGGGCGCCTACATGGAGCCCGAGCGGGTCGCGTTCCAGGACCGCGCCGACATCGACAAGTCCTACGTGCGGTGCCTCAAGGTGCTGCTCGGCGGCCAGGGCTACCCGATGATCGCCACCCACGACCCGCGGATGGTGAAGATCGCCTCGGCGCTGGCGAGCCGCTTCGGCCGCCGCCCGGGCACCTACGAGTTCCAGATGCTCTACGGCATCCGGCCCGAGGAGCAGAGGCGACTGGCCGCGGCGGGCGAGAGCGTGCGCGTCTACATCCCCTACGGCACCGAGTGGTACGGCTACCTGATGCGCCGCCTCGCCGAGAAGCCCAGCAACCTCGCGTTCTTCGCGCGCTCGCTGGTCTCGAAGAAGTAGCCGACGCAGTAGATTGCCGACATGAGCACAGGGATCATCGGCGCCGGCGTGATGGGGGAGACCCTGCTGTCCGGGCTGGTGCGCGCCGGTCGGCGGGTCGACCAGCTCATGGTCGGCGAGAAGCGGGCCGAGCGGGCCCGTGAGCTCGAGGAGCGCTACGGCGTCGCCGTGGTCTCCAACCGCGAGGCCGCCGCCAAGGCCGACACCGTGGCACTCGTGGTCAAGCCGCAGGACATGGCCGACGTCCTCGAGGAGATCGCCCCCGTGCTGCGGGCCGGCCAGCTGCTGGTCTCGCTGGCCGCCGGCATCACGACGGCCTACATCGAGTCGCGGGTGCCCGACGGGGTCGCCGTCGTCCGCGTCATGCCCAACACCCCGGCGCTCGTCGACGAGGGGATGGCCGCGATCGCGCCCGGCTCGCACTGCGACGACTCGCACCTCGCCGAGGCCGAGTCGTTGATGGCGTCGACGGGCAAGGTGCTGCGCATCCCCGAGAAGCAGATGGACGCGGTCACCGCGATCTCCGGCTCGGGCCCGGCCTACATCTTCTTCGTCGTCGAGTCGATGATCGAGGCGGGCGTGCACCTGGGGCTGCCCCGGGCCACCGCGACCGACCTCGTCGTGCAGACGCTCGTCGGCTCCGCCGCGATGCTCCGCGAGACCGGCAGCCACCCCGTCGTGCTGCGCGAGCAGGTCACCTCTCCCGGCGGCACGACCGCCTCCGCGCTGCGCGAGCTGGAGGTCCACCGCGTGCGGGCCGCCTTCCTGGCGGCGATGGAGGCCGCGCGCAACCGATCCCGTGAGCTGGCCGAGGGCAGCTGACGCGCGACAACCCGACCGCCGGGGGCGGAGTTCTGGTGGGTGTGACGAAAGACCCGACCCGATGATCGCCCGCGCCGAGCAGCCCGCCTTCGACGCGTTCGTCCGCCGGTCCTCCGACCGGCTGCTCCGCACGGCGTACCTGCTGTGCGGGGACCGTGGACACGCCGAGGACATCGTGCAGACGGCCCTGCTGCGCACCGCGCGCCGCTGGCCGAGCGCACGTCGCGAGCCCGAGGCGTACGCCAGGCGTGTGGTCGTCAACCTCGCCAAGGACCGCTGGCGGGCGTTGGGCCGGCGGCCGGGCGAGGCCCCGCTGGAGGCCGACGTGGCCGTGCCGGTGACCGACGGGGTGGCCGACCGCGACCAGATCCTGCGCGCCGCACGGCAGCTGCCCGCCGGGCAGCGCGCGGTGCTGGTGCTGCGGTACTTCGACGACCTCAGCGTCGCCGACACCGCCGCGGCGCTCGGGTGCTCGACGGGGACGGTCAAGTCACAGACCGCACGCGCCTTGGAACGACTCCGGGCCGCACTCACCAGTGACAGGGAGAAGACCGATGCTCACCGACGATGACCTGACCCGCCGGCTCCGCGCCGCGTTCGCCGAGGAAGCCGCCGACCTCACCTACGCCGGCCCCGTCCCGCGGGCGCGGACCCGGCCCGCGTGGGCCCGTCCGGGACTGCTGGCCCTCCCCGTCGCGGGAGCGGTGGCCGCCGCCGCGCTGGTGGCCGGCTCCACCGGCCCCTCGACCGCTCCCCCCGCCCCGTCGCCGACGGCGGCCGACGCCTCCTCGTCGCCGGCCGGCGTGCGCACGGTGGCCGAGGAGATCCGGCTCGCCGGGATGACCTTCACCGTCGAGCGGGACGCCGACGACGTCGCCGTGGGGGACCAGCTCCTCCGCGTCTACGACCCCGGGCAGCTGCCCGACTGGGCGCGCCCCGTCGAGCTCGAGGCCGGTGCCGCCGCGAAGGTGTGGGTCGGCACCGACCCCGCCACCGGGTCGACCGTCCTGCTGGTGCAGTCGCCCGTGCGGTGGGGTGGACGGCTCACCGGGCTCGCTTCGCCGTCGATCAGCGTCGAGCAGATGGAGTCGATCGCCCGCACCGGCCGGCTGTCGTGATCGTCCCGGCGCTCGGACAACCGCCGGGGTGGGAGTAACGTCCGCCGCATGGAGTGCGACGGGCCTGCGTCAGTGGTGTTCGACCAGACCCTGACGGAGTACGACTTCGGTCCCACCCACCCGATGTCGCCCGTGCGCGTCGACCTGACCATGCGCCTCGCCGACGAGCTCGGCGTGCTGGACGGCCTCAAGCGCGTCGACGCCCCCGTGGCGACCGACGAGCAGATCGCCACGGTGCACGAGCGCGGCCTCATCGACGCCGTCACGCGGGCCGGGGCGACGCCCGGCTTCGAGGACGCCGCGCGGGGCCTCGGCACGGACGACGACCCCGTCTTCGCCGACATGCACCGCGCCAGCGCCCACGTGGTGGGGGCGACCCTGGAGGCGTGCCGCCAGGTGTGGAGCGGGGAGTCGCTGCACTCGGTCAGCATCGCCGGCGGCCTGCACCACGCGATGCCCGGCAAGGCGAGCGGGTTCTGCATCTACAACGACGTCGCGGTCGGGATCACCCAGCTGCTGGCCGACGGCGTCGAGCGGGTCGCCTACATCGACATCGACGTCCACCACGGCGACGGCGTCGAGAAGGTCTTCTGGGACGACCCGCGCGTCCTCACCGTCTCCCTGCACGAGACCGGGCAGATGCTCTTCCCCGGCACCGGCTTCCCGAGCGACGTCGGCGGCAAGGGCGCCGAGGGCACCGCCGTCAACGTGGCGCTGCCGCCCGGCACCTCCGACGCCGGCTGGCTGCGCGCCTACCACGCGGTCGTGCCGCCCGTGCTGCGCGAGTTCGCGCCCCAGGTGCTCGTCACCCAGCACGGCTGCGACTCCCACATGAACGACCCGCTCGCCCACATGATGCTGAGCGTGGACGGCCAGCGCGCGGCCTACCTCGCGCTGCACGAGCTGGCGCACGAGGTGGCCGACGGGCGCTGGGTCGTCACCGGCGGCGGCGGCTACGCCGTCGTCGACGTCGTGCCGCGCGCGTGGACGCACCTGCTGGCGATCGTCGCGGGCTCCCCGCTCGACCCCGAGCTGTCGACGCCGCCCGGGTGGCGGGCGTACGTCGAGGAGGTGCTCGGGGCCACCCCGCCGCACCGGATGACCGACGGCCGGACCCCGGCCTACCGCGACTGGGCGTCGGGCTACGACCCCGAGACCTGGCTCGACCGGGCCATCAACGCCACCCGCAGCGAGGTGTTCCCGCTGCACGGCCTCGACCCGCTGCCCTGACCCGGCTTGACCCGGAGGGCGGTCGATGCAACCCGACACGCCGACGTCCCACAAGTTTCTCCAGCGTTCCTCTTCCCCACGCGTCACGCGAGCCCTATTGTCAGCGGGAGCGGCACGCCTGTGACGCCGGTGGGGAAGCCGGCGCCGTTCCGCGCAGAAGGATCGGTGCACACACGATGGCTGACAACACCCCAGGCGACCTCTCCGAGGCGCATTTCCTGACCATCGCCGAGGTCGCGGCCCGCATGCGGGTCTCGAAGATGACGGTCTACCGGCTCGTGCACGGGGGTGAGCTCCCCGCCGTCCGCGTGGGCCGCTCGTTCCGCGTCCGCGAGGACGACGTCAACGACTACCTCCGCAAGAGCTTCTACAACGCCGGCTGAGCCGCCGGATCCACGGGTCCGACTCGATTCCGCGGTCCTCGCACCCGGCAAGTAGGGTGTGCGGGTCCGACCGACGCACACGTCGGTCGCAAGGAAAGGTCTGAATCACGTGGGTTCTGTCATCAAGAAGCGGCGCAAGCGCATGGCCAAGAAGAAGCACCGCAAGCTTCTCAAGAAGACGCGCGTCCAGCGGCGCAAGCTCGGCAAGTAACACCCCTCGACCATGGGGCGGGTCGTGCTGGTCACCGGGATCTCCCGGGACATCGGGCGACGATTCGCGCGCGCCGCGGCTGCCGACCCGTCCATCGATCGAGTCATCGGCGTGGACGCCGTCCCGCCGCGTGGTGACATCGGCGACGTCTCGTTCGTCCGGGCTGACATCCGCAACCCGGTCATCGCCAAGGTCATCGCCAAGGAGGACGTCGACACCGTCGTCCACATGAGCCTGATCGCCACGCCCGGCTCCGCCGGCGGGCGGGGGACGATGAAGGAGCTCAACGTCATCGGCTCCATGCAGCTGCTCGCTGCGTGCCAGAAGTCGG
The sequence above is drawn from the Nocardioides sp. zg-1228 genome and encodes:
- a CDS encoding ABC transporter permease — translated: MSTRVTLAVAGRVLTQVRRDHRTLAMLLIVPCVLITLLWWMFEDVPGDAFDRFGPGLLAMFPFIVMFLVTSVTTLRERSSGTLERLLTMPMGKLDLLLGYALAFGLLAAVQSVLAVAVSVGLLGLDVEGPVWLLGVVAVADAVLGTALGLLVSAFATTEFQAVQFMPAFVLPQVLLCGLFVPREAMPTVLAAISDVLPMSYAVDAMQELVGAADVAAVWRSVAVVAGFAIASLALGAATLRRRTP
- a CDS encoding proline dehydrogenase family protein; protein product: MLRQPILLLARSQGVQRLVSTMPVSSSVVRSYVPGETTADAVAATSTLVEDGLRVSLDYLGEDTTDAALADATVAAYKELLADLAAKGLAPQAEVSVKLTAIGQSLPDNGHKVALENARDICRAARNAGTTVTLDMEDHTTTDSTLAILRELRKDFPETGAVLQAMLRRTEADCRALAYEGSRVRLCKGAYMEPERVAFQDRADIDKSYVRCLKVLLGGQGYPMIATHDPRMVKIASALASRFGRRPGTYEFQMLYGIRPEEQRRLAAAGESVRVYIPYGTEWYGYLMRRLAEKPSNLAFFARSLVSKK
- the proC gene encoding pyrroline-5-carboxylate reductase: MSTGIIGAGVMGETLLSGLVRAGRRVDQLMVGEKRAERARELEERYGVAVVSNREAAAKADTVALVVKPQDMADVLEEIAPVLRAGQLLVSLAAGITTAYIESRVPDGVAVVRVMPNTPALVDEGMAAIAPGSHCDDSHLAEAESLMASTGKVLRIPEKQMDAVTAISGSGPAYIFFVVESMIEAGVHLGLPRATATDLVVQTLVGSAAMLRETGSHPVVLREQVTSPGGTTASALRELEVHRVRAAFLAAMEAARNRSRELAEGS
- a CDS encoding SigE family RNA polymerase sigma factor, with the protein product MIARAEQPAFDAFVRRSSDRLLRTAYLLCGDRGHAEDIVQTALLRTARRWPSARREPEAYARRVVVNLAKDRWRALGRRPGEAPLEADVAVPVTDGVADRDQILRAARQLPAGQRAVLVLRYFDDLSVADTAAALGCSTGTVKSQTARALERLRAALTSDREKTDAHRR
- a CDS encoding acetoin utilization protein AcuC translates to MECDGPASVVFDQTLTEYDFGPTHPMSPVRVDLTMRLADELGVLDGLKRVDAPVATDEQIATVHERGLIDAVTRAGATPGFEDAARGLGTDDDPVFADMHRASAHVVGATLEACRQVWSGESLHSVSIAGGLHHAMPGKASGFCIYNDVAVGITQLLADGVERVAYIDIDVHHGDGVEKVFWDDPRVLTVSLHETGQMLFPGTGFPSDVGGKGAEGTAVNVALPPGTSDAGWLRAYHAVVPPVLREFAPQVLVTQHGCDSHMNDPLAHMMLSVDGQRAAYLALHELAHEVADGRWVVTGGGGYAVVDVVPRAWTHLLAIVAGSPLDPELSTPPGWRAYVEEVLGATPPHRMTDGRTPAYRDWASGYDPETWLDRAINATRSEVFPLHGLDPLP
- a CDS encoding helix-turn-helix domain-containing protein — its product is MADNTPGDLSEAHFLTIAEVAARMRVSKMTVYRLVHGGELPAVRVGRSFRVREDDVNDYLRKSFYNAG
- a CDS encoding AURKAIP1/COX24 domain-containing protein, which codes for MGSVIKKRRKRMAKKKHRKLLKKTRVQRRKLGK